The genomic DNA GAAAACTCTAAGTCGTTAATGTTAACATATAGACATGTAGTCAAATTGAAGTTAATTTTGGTGATAAACTcgagtcatgaacttggtttagatcatataaaaatctgacccgttaggtgttcGATAAATGCCTAAAAGAGGGTAAGATGTTAAAAGTTGGGCAAAACGCAGATTTTAATATGTTAAGAAATgatgcgttaaagcttatgaaagggttctaatttttgttataaattgaactctttaggcaaagaatccggaacgtcaagtggacacgccggaagtgatacccgcggaaaaggtgcgctttaaaggtacgtgactttagtctCGTCAAATTATGTTTAAATGCTTTAGTTTGATATGCAATTGATGTTGTAGTGTAAAGGATGCGTTTGATGTGTCGTTTAAGTGACGAAGTACACTCTactatcaaacgggtcaaaataagaactTGGTATTTAGTAGGGTCAGTCAatgaagtgatggttttcactaattagcaaaacgggtcaaaatgaggtTTGCAAAAGAGTCACGAGAGTAGAGACTTGAAGGTCTTATACCTTGTTAAATGATAAATTGTACCATACTAATGATTTGGTGATATCAATCTAAGTATAAGAACCCGGGATATGGGTCAAACAAtaatgttaaaagaaaaagggttgTTTGAAACGGAATGCTTGAATTCCGAATAATCAAGTAATAGCCCTAGAGGAATTGCAAAGCCATGGAATTGCCGTGAAAACACCAAGTATGTGAGCCCGGGTAATTGGGTAAATATGTTTAAAATGGTTTTAAGAATGAAAAGAGGTACTATGCACTCACACTAATGGGTTGAATAATGGAAATAAGGAAATTGTGAACCAATTGTGGGTATCTCGGTTTCCGCAATGTAAAATTTACATGGTTAAATCCGAAGTCTTATTACGGACTCATAGGATGAAGAATCGGTTAAATCGGATCAATGGGTAAAAAGTTATGATCATCTAAAGTTGAAAAATAATCAAGGGGCAAATGTGCAgaacccaccgtaaattacggtcccaccgtaatttacggtagacatCAAAGGTGTTACGGTATGTCACTCCTGTTTTACGGCAGGACCATAAACATTCcagggccaccgtaacttacggtgataccgtaatttacggtggaacccaaaacaaaaattatattttgttgttaCCTTGTGTTGCTAGAACCTGTTTATACATaatatattaatgtcaaaactaatGGTTTTAGTGTTTGACTCTAGGTATGGATAAATTTCTcccggatggtgatcaagcactttgtcaagaaccgaacacgcattTTGGAGCTTCCGCACTGAATATAATCTTGTCTAAACTTTAAACATGTCGTAAATACTTTTGTTAATAGTGTTTTGAATCCTTTAAACTAGTTGTTAGTTGACTAGTAGGGGTTGACTTTAAATGAATTATGCACTATCTTCGATATGCTTGGAATTTTCACTAGTGTGTATGGTTTAAAACACGAAAAGCTTTTGAAATTCTGATTTTTGGTAAAGTTGTATGAAATATTTAGTTAAATTCTGTCAAGATATTTAGGGTGTTACATCTTATGACGTCATCATTCACCCCCTTCGTAGTATTCCGACCTGCGCACTTCACATTAACCATTTGTTAACCTATTTATGTTAGAAGAATGGAAGAAAGAATAGGGCTTACCCCATTATGGAGATATTCAAATCCCCTTACAACATCCAAACTATTTGAACTCTCAGATTCCAGCTTAATAGTTCATGTTTTCCACCTGAATTCCAAAGAGGTACGGAAATTTTGATTAATACTTTTTAGGTAACAGGTATAATTCAAGCAATCTCTGGAGTAGAAAAGTATGAAAAGCTCAAATACATAGTTGCAATGATCGGGTCAAATCACTAACTATACTTTCAGAAAACGACAAACCAAACCGGCCGTGTTGTGTGTGTCTTGCTGGTTTGAACCCATTTTGTTTTTCAAGATATATAGTTTGTATTAGACAACAGTTCAGCTATGATACAACCCAATGACCACATGTCAACTGTCCTGGAGAAACATTAAGCCATAAAATAAGATTATAGCAGCAACAATGCGATAATTGTAAAAGACCAGACCATCATAATATTCACCATTGTAGCATCATATAATTACACCAATACTAATTGTGTTAAATAACTTTGATTAAAAACTTTTATGCCACTGATAAAATTTGAAAGTTTTCAAATTCACCCCCAAtctatcaaaaaaaaaataataataataaagaataCAAATATTCAATTTCGGTCATGCATTTCATCATACAGATGGTGTGCATAAAAATGTTGTCATGATGAAACTAAAATCAAATCTAGAAGAACCATTTTACCATCGTCTTCTCAGCCCATCCCGTTTTTTAGATCTGAACCATTTATGCTTCGTAAATCCAGATGAACCATTTTACCGTTGTCTTCTCAGGCCATCCTAGTTATTGAGATTTGAACAATTTATTCTTGTCATTCTAATAATCAGACTTCGTAAAATATAACCATATAAAATAAAGATTCGGTTAGTACCTTGTTGATGAAGTCATTAGGTCACCTTTCAAGATTTGTGTTGGAAGACGAAAAAACCCTAGAAAAGAAACAGATCCAAATCTGAAAAAATTattcaaaatcaaaaatcaaagtTATAAACTATACAAATCCGGATCGTACCTGATGTATTGACGATGTTGTAGGGATACGAATTAGGAATCTAATGAGAATGATGACAGGAAACAGTCCGGATGATAATATCAAACGATTCACAAATTATAATCGGAAAAAAATCAAGATCAACCATCACAAATCATATGTCGTGTCTACAAACTACACATAAGAACACCTTATCATATCAGACAATTGAGATTCGAAGATTGTTTGAAGATCTTGAGGAGCGGcagagaagaaagagagagagaatatGCAGAAACCCTAATGCGATGTTGAAAATGGGGAAACAAAAGGACGGGTTCTTTGTTTATATATGGAATGACCCGAATGAGTTGTTCGGATCCCGTGTCGGGTTAATTCAAGGGAAATGAGGAGAATGAAtattttggcgggaaaatgagcTTTAGAGGCCCTAGGCGGGGGACATGTGTCCCCTAATTAAGGCTTTTATTAGGTTGTATAGATTCTAAATGTAAACGAATTAACCAATAAATAATATTGATATAAACAGGTACATACATATTGATGTAACGATAAATGAATTCATGTAATACAATTAATGTAaccaaaaaaaaactaaactaaacgTAAATCTAAATCAGATatttgtaggctcttgtgatcgatCGGTAACGAGTTAGCTACGCCATAATTATTGTTCTTACTATTTAAGATACAGATTTTATGGTCTCTTGCTTTTAGCATAATATTGTTTTCTATTCTCATAGTGCACGGATATTCGGTCCATCACTTGTAGCGTAAAGTGTTTACTCGCTTCATAATATTGTAGTATCCATCGTCACCGATCTATGATTTATTGTTACACATCTCGTATTGAATTATTTCCTTTAATACGCATGCGATAGGTTACATTTTTTTTCACTCATTGTCGCATGTTCCCAcaagttttattatttattattgatCATCGGCTAGATGTGATATAGCCTTAGTGTATCGTTAGTGTATTTGCCTTGACTTGAGTGAATCGTTTTATTGACCCCAATACCCGAGCATATCCCCTATGGAGACATAGGGCGTCATCATAGGCACAGTTGACGTGCACCATCCGTGGCGGTGCGAAAGGCCCACGACGTCTCTATATTGTATTGTGTGCTAAGTGATTGCACTTATGGATTATtgagaggcgtatggatcgatcctaggaatGTAAGTGTAAGTTTAGTGGTAGTGGGATAGGTGTGAGTGCCCACATCCCCTCTACAGAGTGGTGCATTAGAACTGCAGCTAATGTGCAAACTGTTAGTGTTTGTTATTAGTGGCTCACATGGGTATTTCTAATATACCTTTATGGTATTCATCAGTGATCATTCAGCATATTGTATTGTTTGCATCGTTAAAGTGTGTATTATATTGCTCCTATTATTAAATTTGTTAAGTGCTATTGTTTCTCCGTTACTAGGcaatttttggctcagccgtttctttttgttgttttcttttaCTATGTCTTAAACAGATACTCAGGGAAATCGGGGGAATGTATGAAGAGTGATAATAAAAAGGCTAGAGTTGAAAGCAAAGAGTTcaataaaactttatatttaataaatttagacacttatgttttttttttctgttagaCCGTTGCGTCATTTTAGGGATTTTTTGTCTTTAAACCTTTGGAATTTATGTTTTAGTTGAGTTATTAATTATCTCTGATTACCGAATTGTGTAACACGTCAGCCCTAATCAGGGCGGGATGTTACAGTTCCATTCAAAAGCACATAAAGGTttaccttaacagaaaaaataaaccgAGTTAGtaatttggatgaaaatgacaataaaatGCAAACCTAAAGGActcaaaatgcacaaaaatatcATTTTGGATGAAAAAAGCAAATATAGGATGTGGGTGGGGTTTATACTGACATACACAATTGAAAAACCCATAATTTTGAGATCGGATATCATATTCTCCCTCTCTTAGTCTCTCTCAGCCGCATGCCTGCATCTCACAATCACATTCACAATCCTCAATCATAAATAGGTTCGTGTTTGTAAAAAAATGACATTGATAAGTTAgcgtgtcgtgttcgtgtctaCCCCTCAGGTCATcgtgtcgtgtcttatcgtgtcgtTTCTGACACGATATGCCGGTCCTGATTCTGAGACCTCCCAATGAGCAGTTATCAATTTAACATTCCTTATTGGTGGTGGTTCTCAGTGAGCGTTTCCTTTTAGACGGCTATCGATACGCATGTCCTTCACATCCCAAATTGGCTCCTAATGATATTAATGATTGTTGTAAGCATCTATTGGCTCCTAATGatattaataattttttttttttttttttgaaagttaaCTATTATACACAAGCCAACCCTCAACCAAGGGCAGCCAACAACAACGAAACCATTACATCAAATTAAACGAGCACCAGTCATTCCAACGAATGCTTTTGTTACTCGACCTATTACGATACCAAAGGAAGCCTAAAACTTTAACATCTTGAAAAATATCTAGAATCTCTTTTCTATTGTTATTGAATCTCCTTTCATTCCTAGCTTTCAACACGCACCAACAAGCAACTATGACAATACCTTGAAGCGCTTCTCTAGCATTCCTCTCAAGCCCAACATGTGCATGGATAAACGTTAGATCCCTTATGGAGAAAGCGAAAATCGGGCTTATTTTGCACCATTTGCTAATGAGATACCAAACACTCGAGGCCACCAAACAAGAGCAAAAGAGGTGTTCCGCAGATTCTTCACTATCTTCGCATAAAGGGCATAAAGCATCACCATTAAAAGAATTTCGTTTAATAAGAGCGTCGGCCGTGGCAATCCTACCCATCTCTGCTCTCTAGACCAAGATATTGCATTTCTTTGGAACCCATTTCGCCcatttgaaaacaaaaaaaactgCTGAAATCAATACCACTTCTTAGGAATTTTTTAACCTCTCTGACTGAAAACTCGTTACTTTACCACCTGTCCAGACCCACCTATCATGGGAGCACCCAACACCTTGTCATTCAGCAAAGCCTCTAACTCCATCAGATCATTCAGTTCAGATTCCGAAGCCAGAGGCCTAGACCAGACCCCCTTATCTGAGAACGAATTGGAACCGGAATGGAATCTGTCTCGCACCCAACACCTTTTTGCGAAACAAATGATAAACCCACGCCATTCTCACTTGCTATCAATAATTAAAGGTTATTTAATATTAGTTATTCATAAATACACAACTTTAGTGCATGTTTCAAAAATATGATGTGTTACTAGAAGTAAACAATAATTATCATATGTGACCAACATGCCAAATTCCAAATAattgcattattattattattattattattattattattattattattattattattattattattattattattgttagagtaaacttccgttttgctccctgtggtttggtcactttaacggttttgccccaaacctttaaaaatagccattttactccttgatgtttcggttttttgccggtttgctccccgcctctaactccatccaaattgtttgtttttccattttgctctcCGCAGGGAgaaaactggcaacaaaaccaaaacatcaaggagtaaaatggctatttttaaaggtttggggcaaaaccgttaaagtgaccaaaccacagggagcaaaacggaagtttactcttattattattgttattattattattattattattattattattattattattattattattattattattattattattattattataagttAGAACTTACACGTGATGATAAGTAACGCATAAGATTATAAATAATGGAGCATAAAGTTTGAACACTATTACGAAGAATATGGTAATTAACAAtgttgtaaaaatcgcgactagtcggcgattaatcgctagtcggccagTAACTGAGTAACTTTTCGTTAATCAGtcaattaatcgctagtcggcctagtcggccgGCCAAAAATCGGTGATTCCGGCCAGATTCCTGCAAAAAAACCCGTATTATTTTCCGAccaaaacctctaaattccggCCAAATTCCAACCAACCCATGTGAATTGCAACAATTTatcttgtatacttaaaaaatgagttgagtaagagTTAAACCCTAGCTACTTAAAAGATTTACCTATAAAAATGtttatatgtatacataaaactgaaaattacatataaaaaaaccCGATCCGACTAATCTCGAGTAGTGCTAGggagttctccaaccttggtaATTGATGCAAGAAGCCACACAACATAACTTGCAACCTTAAAATTTGTTTTGTTATGAATTCAGTTTTTTAAATCTACTAGCTCATCTTATTTATTGGATGGTGACCTCGGTTCGACTAGCAATTTATTAAGGTATTAGGGTGAAGGGGGCACTCCATGTGAACCAACATGAGCCAAAGCAACCTACCAATAAGAGAGTGTCACCTAATTTTGAATCAAATAATCCAAAATGAAGTAGAATCATAAGGGGTGCTCCAAAATTGGgtttatgaaccaaaaatttgAACGCTCCTTTCTTTAAACCAATGACGGAATGCATCTAATTTCCCCAGCTTTCCGTTCTTTGAACCCAAATCGGTTAATGAACCAtatgataccaaactgtcacgaACTCAAGATCAAAGTAAATCACAACTTTATAAAAACCTTAATCGTTATATGAACAAGAACCTAACCAGTCAACACAGATTTGCTGGTTTAAtaatcagaagatgaccatcaataTGATGATCAACAACAAACAATGAAAAACTAAAATCTCATGAAAAACATATGAGAAAGATCTGGAAAGGAAGTAATGATGTATATGAGAGAGAAAGATGAAGATGGCGTATGTCTGCAGCACAAAGGAAAAGCCCTCTTTATAAATGCCCAGCTCCGCAACACAGCTCCAGCCCAACGACAAGCCCACCAAGATTTAATATAAGCCCATCAGCTTTAAGCGCATATTAGAGCCCAAACCTCATAAAACACAGGAAAAAGAATTAGAAATAATATCAATCATAAACTGATTAAACAAACATTGAAACTGGATATAAAAAATATCCTTGTTATTTCACCCCCCCCCAGTTTAAATGTGCGAAAAGGTTAACAATTCCCAAACACTTACACATATCAATATGTGCTTTAGGAAGAAGGCCTTTTCTAAACATATCCGCAAGTTGATCTTCTGATTTAACCCCAACATTTTTTAGAACACCAGAAGCAACCTTTTCTCTTAAGAAAAAGAGATCGATTTCAAAGTGTTTAGTCCTGTCATGGAAAATAGGATTTGCAGCTATAGAAAGAGCTGCACTATTGTCGCATTTTAAAACAACAGGAAGATCAACACCAATACTCAACTCCCTTAACAAGTTTACAAGCCACAACACTTCACATGAAGCACTGCACATAGCTCTATATTCCGCCTCAGCATAAGACCTCGAAACAACACTTTGTTTTTTGCTTTTCCAAGAAATTAACGAATTTCCAAGGAAAATGCAAAAACCAGTAACGGACCTTCTATTATCAAGGCATTTAGCCCAATCAGAGTCTGAAAATGCTGACAACTGAAACTTATCACTTTTCCTGAACATAATACCAGCACCAGGTGCTTCTTTCAAATATCTTAATAACTTCATTGCAACTTGAGTATGAGCCTCAGTAGGATTATGCATATACTGAGAAAGATAATGTACAGAATATGAAATATCTGGACGAGTCTGGGACAAGTATATTAACCTTCCAACCAATTTTTGATATTCTGTGACATCAACCAGGTTTGACTCTTCCTTTTTTGCTATATTAGACAACACATAATTTTGATCAATTGGATAACTCAAAGGTTTACTACCACTTATTCCATAATCATTCAACAAATCCATGCAATATTTCCTTTGTGAAAGACATATCCCATCACTGGTTTTTATAACCTCAATACCAAGAAAGAATCTCAACGGACCAAGATCCTTAATTAGAAACTCAGATTGTAACATAACCTTTATATTATCAATTTCAACTTGACTATTACCAGTTAACACTATGTCATCTACATAAAAAAGTAACACAACAAACACAAAGTTGGATGACTTAATGAACATAGGATAATCACATTTGGACTGAACAAAACCAATACTTAACAACACATTCACGAGTTTCTCATTCCACATTCTAGGCGCCTGTTTCAGGCCATATAATGATTTATTCAGCCTACACACTTTGTTACTGTTATTAACATTTAAACCATCAGGAAGACTCATATACACCTCTTCTTTTAAACTCCCATATAAAAACGCATTATTCACATCAAGTTGATATAATGGCCAGTTATTTTGAACAGATAAACTAATCACAGTTCTAACAGTAACCATTTTTACTACCGGAGAGAATGTCTCCTCGAAATCTATTCCTTCCCTTTGATTAAAAGCTTTTGCTACAAGTCCAGCTTTATACCTCTCAACTTCCCCTGTTGATTTATATTTAAACTTAAAAACCCACTTACACCTTATGGGCTTCCTACCTACAGGAAGATCAACAATATCCCACGTATCATTCCTATATAAAGAAGCTAGTTCATCGTTCATAGCACACAACTAGTTTTTATCATTCATAGCTTCTTTATATGAACGTGGTTCAATAATTTTATTCACATTGGTAGCAAAACAAATATTTTCACTTGGCAAATTAGCATGATTAACAACCCGTTCATACCCATATTTGACTTTACCCTCAACAACATAATCATTAAATTTCTTTGGAACAGACACAGACCTAGTAGACTTTCTTACACTAGGTTGAATACCCTCAGCAAGGACAGATTCATCAGACATACTACTGGACTCAACCCTCACAGGGATACTTTGAGACTCATTCAGATGTTGGCCACAAGCCATACCACCACTATCAGACGGTTGCTGTGAGTttacaacatctgttgtttcATCAGAACTACTGTGTTGCTGAGTCACAGTAGTTGAATCAGTAACTCCCTTCTCTTCATCATCGAGATTTACATCACTTGAAAACTCAAAGACATCAAAAAAATTTAGATTGTTTAATGTATTGGTACTATCTAGATCAGAATCTGAAAAGGTTTTAGTTTTAAAAGGAAATACGGTTTCATAGAAACTAACATCCCTTGAAAAAGAAAATTTCTTCTGATCTAGACTCCAAACCTTGTAACCTTTTTTAAGATTAGAGTACCCCATAAAAACGCATTTTTTAGCCTTTTCTTCTAGTTTATCAGAATTATTTAAAATAGTAAAGTTACacaaacatccaaaaattttcAAGTGATTTAGAGAAGGTTTGAAACCATAAAGTAACTCATAAGGAATTCTACcaaaacatccaaaaattttcAAGTGATTTAGAGAAGGTTTGAAACCATAAAGTAACTCATAAGGAATTCTACCACCAAGCACAGAAGAGGGAGCCCTGTTAATCAAATATGAGGCAGTAAGCACACACTCAGACCAAAAACTCAAAGGAACTCCTGATTAAAACAACAAAGCTCTGGCAACATTTAACAGATGCCTATGTTTTCGCTCAACTATCCCAttttgttgggggggggggtataagTACAAGAAGTTTGATGTATAATACCATTGTTCTTAACAAAAGTATCCATTTGGGCATTCACAAATTcagtgccattatcactcctaaaAATTTTGACCTTAGTTTCAAACTGAGTTTTGATAAGATAAAAGAAATTTTTAATATTATCATAAACTTCTGATTTAGATTTCATTAAATAAACCCAGACGGatctagaaaagtcatcaacaatagtGGGAAAATATTTATAGCCTTCTAGACTTGACCGTTTATAAGGACCCCAAACATCAAGATGAACTAAATCACCAACCCTAGTAGATTTATGTTCACTAAGAGGAAATGGCACTCTATGTTGCTTAGCTCTATGACAAGTATCACAAGGTTCAGCATCATCATTTTTAGTTTTAAAATCTAACACATGTAAGACTTGATCCGAAGGATGACCAAGTCTTGAGTGCCAGAGCTTTGTCGTTTCAGTCTTATTGTAACACACAAAAACAGAATCACAAGTATTACCACAAAAGTAAAGACCATCAGTTTGTCTACCAGTCACCAGGTTTTTCTTTAAGCACACATCCTGAATATAACAGTTACTTTCATTAAACACAACCCTAAGTTTATTATCTTTAGCAAGTTTATAAACAGAAATGAGATTAACACAATATTCAGGTACTACAAACACATCTTTTAGAATCACATTTTCAGACAACTTATAACATCCTATTTGAGTAACCTTAGCATCAGTTCCATTAGGAtgtttgatgtgcacaaaatgcaacatataaattacatcaattgtggcataaaactaacccttttttagtactaatgttggaaaaagtgtgcttttatcttccttttgtgttttcaggattaaatgagcttaaataaacaaaagaagcaaaaaggcagctaaatctaacatacatacaagaaaaggaacaaacatggcatgcccgacctcccgacagcatcttcccaagtgaaacaagagaacagaaggctgaacacgccccgtgctcagtgagcacgagggcgtgcccaagtgtcagcagaaaagacaaagttgtagaagcttccatcgcccaccacggggccgtgctcagcggacacagggccgtggtcaactataagattcgcggaatccaggcaatcttgatagtacagatatgcttctgcacacgggtgtgctcagcggacacgggggcgtggtcaactaatgcagacaaactgcaattaatgaagaaagagaagaggatggacacggggccgtgcccaatggacacagggccgtgcccgagcttctgttcagcctataaataggagtgcttggaactcttgcaactcatcccttggcacaccacctcaatcacacttcacccaccacccaccacccaccacccaccacaatcacaacaccatcatccaccaccatcatccattgtccatcatagagtgtgtgaatcgtctcgggatccaagattgattgtaagagttcttgataatcaaaggccatgtttgcctaagtctcttacatcacttggtgaagacaagtgtttagtgtaatactctttatttttaatattttcgcactttttaattggttatgtattaatgactttaataactagtttcttatgttgaaggtgattcttccttatcgtttgtccgtggtgtcttggcattattttactgtctatataaaataaaagattttcatcattcatatctccacggtctatttggaggtatgttggctacctagtcgggggttaagggaacggtgtggtaagagtcttgccattgttcagtgtatagatcctgcaaaggacctgggtcaaattttgtaagacctccttcaatacccaacggtattggatggcgagggtccaaactctttgaccccctcataagttaaactactattaaaactttaacccggctacttaggactgtatccctgctgactcagactacttagccgagggtaacatcaccttcaaaagaggggcctaccatattatgcattaataacttaattaattatctttcaataatccgaccctttaggattgtatccttgctgacacAAACTACTGgtttgagggtaacgtcaccttcaaaagagaggcctactacaataactaagataatatcttaaacaagtgcaaaagtgcggaaataatcaaaggttacactacacacgagtcggatccaagtgattcatcctgtctatctgtttttacttttattttatttttcagcattttagttagttttatttttctagtttaaaaacctttttctaactttttgatttgataagacgttgaggataaaccggtactaaaagctcttgt from Helianthus annuus cultivar XRQ/B chromosome 7, HanXRQr2.0-SUNRISE, whole genome shotgun sequence includes the following:
- the LOC110875201 gene encoding uncharacterized protein LOC110875201, which encodes MGRIATADALIKRNSFNGDALCPLCEDSEESAEHLFCSCLVASSVWYLISKWCKISPIFAFSIRDLTFIHAHVGLERNAREALQGIVIVACWCVLKARNERRFNNNRKEILDIFQDVKVLGFLWYRNRSSNKSIRWNDWCSFNLM